A section of the Acidobacteriota bacterium genome encodes:
- the rpoN gene encoding RNA polymerase factor sigma-54 has product MNRRHFLRQSLDLRLTQRLALTPSLLQKIELLQLNKLELQEMLNQELMQNPVLEEAAEPPPDTGMDTGPEETPPAESAPAGERDSFEEIDFRYFFDEYLDTGYRSREAEDPDKPGFEAFLTRAPSLSDHLEWQLGLTDVPARLAEIARHIIGNLNEDGYLLIGLEELAATAGATEEEAEAALRVVQAMDPIGVAARDLRECLLLQLGSLGLMDTLERRMVEECLPLLENRRYKEIAAHTGASFEEVLEAVEGIRRLIPRPGQKYNAAAPSYVEPEVTIVKVDDEFLVLPNDDGMPQLRLSPSYRDLLKSNGVNGETRAFLKEKFRSAVDLLRSVSQRKQTIYRVSVAIVNRQREFLEHGMSRLRPMLIKDVAEELGVHSSTISRVVTNKYVDTPQGVMELRKFFTMGVENPAGEDLSIVQVKLKIKSIIEGESKSKPYSDNQIGQMLRRDNIFITRRTVAKYREQMQIAGSRERRLEYLV; this is encoded by the coding sequence ATGAACCGGAGACATTTTCTGAGGCAGAGTCTGGATCTTCGTCTCACGCAGAGACTGGCCCTTACCCCCTCTCTTTTGCAGAAGATCGAGCTGCTGCAGCTGAACAAGCTGGAGCTCCAGGAGATGCTCAACCAGGAACTGATGCAGAACCCGGTCCTCGAGGAGGCGGCGGAACCGCCGCCCGACACCGGGATGGACACGGGACCCGAGGAGACGCCCCCGGCCGAAAGCGCGCCCGCAGGGGAGCGCGACTCCTTCGAGGAGATCGATTTCCGCTATTTCTTCGACGAGTACCTCGACACCGGGTACCGCAGCCGCGAGGCGGAGGACCCGGACAAGCCGGGGTTCGAGGCCTTCCTCACCCGCGCCCCCTCGCTCTCGGACCACCTCGAGTGGCAGCTGGGGCTCACCGACGTCCCCGCGCGCCTGGCGGAGATCGCGCGCCACATCATCGGCAACCTGAACGAGGACGGCTACCTCCTGATCGGGCTCGAGGAACTGGCCGCCACGGCCGGGGCGACGGAGGAGGAGGCCGAGGCGGCGCTCCGGGTGGTGCAGGCGATGGACCCGATCGGCGTCGCCGCCCGGGACCTGCGCGAATGCCTGCTCCTGCAGCTCGGGAGCCTCGGGCTGATGGACACGCTCGAGCGCCGGATGGTGGAGGAGTGTTTGCCGCTCCTCGAAAACCGCCGCTACAAGGAGATCGCCGCGCATACCGGGGCCTCCTTCGAGGAGGTGCTCGAGGCGGTGGAGGGGATCCGGCGGCTGATCCCGCGCCCGGGGCAGAAGTACAACGCGGCCGCCCCCAGCTACGTGGAACCCGAGGTGACGATCGTCAAGGTGGACGATGAGTTCCTCGTGCTCCCCAACGACGACGGGATGCCGCAGCTCCGGCTGAGCCCCTCCTACCGCGACCTGCTCAAGAGCAACGGGGTCAACGGGGAGACCCGGGCCTTCCTGAAGGAGAAGTTCCGCTCCGCCGTGGACCTGCTCCGCAGCGTCAGCCAGCGCAAGCAGACGATCTACCGCGTCAGCGTGGCCATCGTCAACCGGCAGCGCGAGTTCCTGGAGCACGGGATGAGCCGCCTGCGCCCGATGCTGATCAAGGACGTGGCGGAAGAGCTGGGGGTGCACAGCTCCACCATCAGCCGCGTGGTCACCAACAAGTACGTGGACACCCCCCAGGGGGTGATGGAATTGAGAAAGTTCTTCACCATGGGGGTGGAAAACCCCGCGGGGGAGGACCTCTCGATCGTGCAGGTCAAACTCAAAATCAAATCGATCATAGAGGGGGAAAGCAAGAGCAAGCCCTATTCGGACAACCAGATCGGGCAGATGCTGCGCCGGGACAACATCTTCATCACCCGGCGCACGGTGGCCAAATACCGGGAGCAGATGCAGATCGCCGGGTCGCGCGAGCGCAGGCTCGAGTACCTGGTCTGA
- the lnt gene encoding apolipoprotein N-acyltransferase produces the protein MFHQGELKRALPAVLSGLLLAASFPAAGLGALAWVAWVPLLVAVARARGRGGAFGAGLLAAGIYTGILLAWIPGVLVRHGGMAPVPAWGAYAALAALLALYPAAACLLVKHLMLRGGRGWILAFPAAWVLGEYALSLSPFGGLPWLLAGYTQADWLPVIQIADLAGVYGVSFLVLALNTAAARALVAGGWGARLAPLGAAGALLLVSLLYGAHQLERWGKVEPRYRAAMLQGNIGAGESEAAQAEKFQQGYVAMADRLPPGEIDLLVLPESPAPSIWQLDAGYRRAMRELAARFPLGLVLSNIRLEGERYFNSAFFIDRRGEVAGIYDKIHLVPFGEYIPGSGFLSFVERISSDIGAFSPGGDPGVFSLGGNPASALICFEAVFPSLAREVTRRGSGLLLNLTNDEWYGPSAAPFQHLAISRFRAVENRRYLLRAANSGVTACIEPTGRIQSATGILHQALGRGSFRFVREQGVYTRYGDVFILLCAIILLVSVLWAERKKRRQLRRR, from the coding sequence GTGTTTCATCAAGGCGAACTGAAGAGGGCGCTCCCGGCGGTCCTCTCCGGGCTCCTCCTCGCGGCCTCCTTCCCGGCCGCGGGGCTGGGGGCGCTCGCGTGGGTCGCGTGGGTCCCGCTCCTCGTGGCGGTCGCCCGCGCGCGCGGCCGGGGGGGCGCCTTCGGGGCGGGCCTCCTGGCCGCCGGGATCTACACCGGCATCCTGCTCGCATGGATCCCCGGGGTGCTCGTGCGCCACGGCGGCATGGCGCCCGTTCCCGCCTGGGGCGCCTACGCGGCGCTCGCGGCGCTGCTCGCGCTCTACCCCGCCGCCGCCTGCCTCCTCGTCAAGCACCTGATGCTGCGGGGGGGGAGGGGGTGGATCCTCGCTTTCCCCGCAGCCTGGGTGCTGGGCGAATACGCCCTCTCCCTCTCCCCCTTCGGGGGGCTCCCCTGGCTCCTGGCGGGCTACACCCAGGCCGATTGGCTCCCCGTCATCCAGATCGCCGACCTCGCCGGGGTCTACGGCGTCTCCTTCCTCGTCCTCGCGCTCAACACGGCCGCGGCCCGGGCCCTCGTGGCCGGGGGGTGGGGCGCCCGCCTGGCCCCCCTCGGCGCGGCGGGCGCCCTGCTCCTCGTCTCCCTCCTCTACGGCGCGCACCAGCTCGAGCGCTGGGGAAAGGTCGAGCCGCGCTACCGGGCGGCCATGCTCCAGGGGAACATCGGTGCGGGGGAGTCGGAGGCGGCCCAGGCGGAAAAATTCCAGCAGGGGTATGTCGCCATGGCCGACCGCCTCCCGCCCGGGGAGATCGACCTCCTGGTCCTGCCCGAATCCCCGGCCCCGAGCATCTGGCAGCTCGACGCGGGCTACCGCCGCGCGATGCGGGAGCTGGCGGCCCGCTTCCCCCTCGGGCTGGTCCTCAGCAACATCCGGCTGGAGGGGGAACGCTACTTCAACAGCGCCTTTTTCATCGACCGCCGCGGGGAGGTCGCCGGGATCTACGACAAGATCCACCTGGTCCCCTTCGGGGAGTACATCCCGGGGTCCGGCTTCCTCTCCTTCGTCGAGAGGATCTCCAGCGACATCGGGGCGTTTTCGCCCGGGGGGGACCCCGGGGTCTTTTCGCTCGGCGGGAACCCCGCCTCCGCCCTCATCTGCTTCGAGGCGGTTTTCCCCTCCCTGGCGCGGGAGGTCACCCGCCGCGGGAGCGGGCTGCTCCTGAACCTCACCAACGACGAATGGTACGGCCCGAGCGCGGCCCCCTTCCAGCACCTGGCCATCAGCCGATTCCGGGCGGTGGAGAACCGCCGCTACCTCCTGCGGGCGGCCAACAGCGGGGTCACCGCCTGCATCGAGCCGACCGGCCGCATCCAGTCCGCCACCGGGATCCTCCATCAGGCTCTCGGGCGGGGAAGCTTCCGGTTCGTGCGGGAGCAGGGCGTCTACACCCGTTATGGGGACGTTTTCATTTTGCTGTGTGCTATCATTCTGCTGGTTTCCGTCCTCTGGGCGGAACGGAAAAAGCGGAGACAACTTCGGAGGCGATGA
- the lptB gene encoding LPS export ABC transporter ATP-binding protein, protein MLQATGLTKSYRGRRVVDDVSLGLAPGEIVGLLGPNGAGKTTTFHMMVGLASPDGGRVLLEGEDITRLPMYRRARAGISYLPQEASVFRKLTVGENILCIAETLPLTPAGREERVVALLEEFGIDHLRHQGAHTLSGGERRRLEIARALVLTPRFILLDEPFAGIDPLAVVDIQRIVGALSRQGIGILITDHNVRETLNITDRAYIINNGKILREGSPDALTRDDEVRRVYLGENFRLA, encoded by the coding sequence ATGCTGCAGGCGACCGGATTGACCAAGTCCTACCGGGGCAGGCGAGTGGTCGACGACGTGAGTCTCGGGCTCGCCCCGGGGGAGATCGTCGGGCTCCTGGGCCCGAACGGGGCGGGCAAGACCACGACCTTCCACATGATGGTGGGACTGGCCTCCCCCGACGGGGGCCGCGTCCTGCTCGAGGGGGAGGACATCACGCGGCTCCCCATGTACCGGCGCGCGCGCGCCGGGATCAGCTACCTGCCGCAGGAGGCTTCCGTCTTCCGCAAGCTGACGGTGGGGGAGAACATCCTCTGCATCGCCGAGACCCTCCCCCTCACCCCCGCCGGGCGGGAGGAGCGCGTGGTCGCGCTCCTCGAGGAATTCGGCATCGATCACCTGCGCCACCAGGGGGCCCACACCCTTTCGGGGGGGGAGCGGCGGCGGCTGGAGATCGCGCGCGCCCTGGTCCTGACCCCCCGCTTCATCCTCCTCGACGAGCCCTTCGCCGGGATCGATCCCCTGGCCGTGGTGGACATCCAGCGCATCGTGGGCGCGCTCAGCCGCCAGGGGATCGGGATCCTCATCACCGACCATAATGTCCGGGAGACTTTGAATATCACCGACCGTGCCTATATAATAAACAACGGAAAGATCTTACGAGAAGGATCTCCCGACGCGCTGACGCGTGACGATGAGGTGAGAAGAGTGTACCTCGGCGAGAATTTCAGGCTGGCTTAG
- the rapZ gene encoding RNase adapter RapZ, which yields MALEDLVIVTGMSGSGKGTVLKTFEDLGFFCVDNLPVPLMRKFLEVFNVSGGVFKRAALVIDIRAGEGLSDLVRMLAELRQSSFRLFVLYLEARDEVVVRRFSETRRPHPLIGGGSIRDAIRRERRRLGKLKELADVTIDTSDLTVHKVKAIVAQKFRGRSAGSGLKVVVMSFGYKHGIPLEADLVFDARFLPNPFFVPRLRGSTGRDRRVKTFLRSFPETGEFVGRVGDLLRYLLPHYQREGKSQVTVAVGCTGGRHRSVFIAEELGKVLKGPKRSLQVLHRDEGS from the coding sequence ATGGCACTCGAGGACCTGGTCATCGTCACGGGCATGAGCGGGAGCGGGAAGGGGACGGTCCTCAAGACCTTCGAGGACCTGGGCTTCTTCTGCGTCGACAACCTCCCGGTGCCGCTGATGCGGAAATTCCTGGAGGTGTTCAACGTCTCGGGCGGCGTCTTCAAGCGCGCGGCCCTCGTCATCGACATCCGCGCCGGGGAGGGGCTGTCCGACCTCGTGCGCATGCTGGCCGAACTGCGCCAGTCCTCCTTCCGCCTCTTCGTCCTCTACCTCGAGGCGCGGGACGAGGTCGTGGTGCGGCGCTTCAGCGAGACACGCCGGCCGCACCCGCTGATCGGCGGGGGATCGATCCGGGACGCGATCCGCAGGGAGCGGCGGCGGCTCGGGAAGCTGAAGGAGCTGGCCGACGTGACGATCGACACCTCCGACCTGACCGTGCACAAGGTCAAGGCGATCGTGGCGCAGAAGTTCCGCGGCCGCTCCGCGGGCTCGGGCCTGAAGGTGGTGGTGATGAGCTTCGGCTACAAGCACGGCATCCCGCTCGAGGCCGACCTGGTCTTCGACGCCCGGTTCCTCCCCAACCCCTTTTTCGTTCCGCGCCTGCGGGGGTCGACCGGGCGGGACCGGAGGGTGAAGACCTTCCTCCGCTCCTTCCCCGAGACCGGGGAGTTCGTCGGGAGGGTGGGGGACCTGCTGCGGTACCTCCTCCCCCATTACCAGCGGGAGGGGAAGAGCCAGGTTACCGTCGCCGTGGGGTGCACGGGGGGGCGGCACCGCTCCGTCTTCATCGCCGAGGAGCTCGGAAAGGTGCTGAAGGGGCCGAAGCGCAGCCTGCAGGTGCTGCACAGGGACGAAGGGAGCTGA
- a CDS encoding slipin family protein, which yields MGSMWMLGLIIVLLYLWSTIHILKEYERGVAFRLGRLVPKAMGPGIVFIFWPVYRMVRVSLRTVTLDVPPQDTITRDNVSVKVNAIVYFRVMNAPRAIVEVEDYLYATSQLAQTTLRSVLGEVDLDDLLSHREMLNVRLQEILDRHTDIWGIKVSLVEVKQVDLPQEMQRAMAKQAEAEREKRAKIIHADGEFQASAKLAEAAGIINREPVALQLRYLQTLTEIGTEKNTTVVFPVPIDMIKAWMEPRKQG from the coding sequence ATGGGATCGATGTGGATGTTGGGCCTCATCATCGTGCTCTTGTACCTCTGGAGCACGATCCATATTCTGAAGGAGTACGAGCGCGGGGTGGCCTTCCGCCTGGGACGGCTGGTCCCCAAGGCGATGGGGCCGGGCATCGTCTTCATTTTCTGGCCCGTCTACCGGATGGTGCGGGTGAGCCTGCGGACCGTCACCCTCGACGTCCCCCCGCAGGACACCATCACGCGCGACAACGTCTCGGTCAAGGTCAACGCCATCGTCTATTTCCGCGTGATGAACGCCCCGCGGGCGATCGTGGAGGTGGAGGACTATCTCTACGCGACCTCGCAGCTGGCGCAGACGACGCTCCGCTCGGTGCTCGGCGAGGTCGACCTGGACGACCTGCTGAGCCACCGGGAGATGCTCAACGTCCGGCTGCAGGAGATTCTCGACCGGCATACGGACATCTGGGGGATCAAGGTGAGCCTGGTGGAGGTCAAGCAGGTCGACCTGCCGCAGGAGATGCAAAGAGCTATGGCGAAGCAGGCCGAGGCGGAACGGGAAAAACGTGCTAAGATCATTCACGCCGACGGCGAGTTCCAGGCGTCGGCGAAACTGGCGGAGGCGGCGGGCATCATCAACCGGGAACCGGTGGCCCTGCAGCTCCGCTACCTGCAGACGTTGACCGAAATCGGCACGGAGAAGAACACCACCGTGGTCTTTCCCGTGCCCATCGACATGATCAAGGCCTGGATGGAACCCAGGAAACAGGGGTAA
- a CDS encoding PTS sugar transporter subunit IIA has protein sequence MIGALVVTHGQLGQELVAAAEMIVGEIAHIRAISIGWHDDVNEAQKDIERRIAELDGGKGVLVLTDMFGGTPSNIAFALHEPGKIDIVTGVNLPMIIKIVSQKEADSLESLARTVRDQGRRSIATAGDFLDA, from the coding sequence ATGATCGGGGCGCTGGTGGTGACACACGGGCAGCTGGGGCAGGAACTGGTGGCGGCCGCGGAGATGATCGTGGGGGAGATCGCCCACATCCGCGCGATCTCGATCGGCTGGCACGACGACGTCAACGAGGCGCAGAAGGACATCGAGCGCCGCATCGCCGAGCTGGACGGGGGGAAGGGGGTGCTGGTGTTGACCGACATGTTCGGCGGCACCCCCAGCAACATCGCCTTCGCGCTCCACGAACCGGGGAAGATCGACATCGTGACCGGGGTCAACCTCCCGATGATCATCAAGATCGTCAGCCAGAAGGAGGCGGACTCGCTGGAATCGCTCGCCCGCACCGTGCGCGACCAGGGGCGCAGGAGCATCGCCACCGCCGGCGATTTCCTCGACGCATGA
- a CDS encoding HPr family phosphocarrier protein, producing the protein MIRRTMEVSNRLGLHARAAAKLVRLASRFESEVHLAREGADQRIDSKSILGVLMLAASRGTRLVVSVEGEDEAEAERAIRRLFESGFGEEA; encoded by the coding sequence ATGATCCGCCGCACGATGGAGGTGTCCAACCGGCTGGGGCTGCACGCGCGCGCGGCGGCCAAGCTGGTGCGCCTGGCCTCGCGCTTCGAGAGCGAGGTGCACCTCGCGCGCGAGGGGGCCGACCAGCGGATCGATTCCAAGAGCATCCTGGGGGTGCTGATGCTGGCCGCCTCCCGGGGGACCCGCCTGGTGGTGAGCGTCGAGGGGGAGGACGAGGCGGAGGCGGAGCGCGCGATCCGCCGCCTTTTCGAGAGCGGGTTCGGGGAGGAGGCGTGA
- the hprK gene encoding HPr(Ser) kinase/phosphatase produces MNDSTTSGLPGSGVTVGELLSDPALELNLELLQGHEGISNRIRSPRPQKLGMALVGSSGGVHPDRVQVIGGTEAGYLASLDDEDRGRAIERLRKYDICCIVVTQGVEIPAGLLELAAGRRIPVIRSGAPGDGSIEKIARYLERRLAPRITVHGGLLEIFGLGVVILGPSGIGKSECALELVLKGHRLIADDYLEITRQGAQALSGEGGKALPHHMELRGLGIIDIREMFGISATGTSQAIDFIVRLERWRSDAEYDRLGLERSSVEWLGVSVPVIDLPVAPGRNVATLVEVAARIYLLQQRGHKTNLLQHDS; encoded by the coding sequence ATGAACGATTCCACCACGTCCGGCCTCCCGGGCTCCGGGGTCACGGTCGGCGAACTGCTGAGCGACCCCGCCCTGGAGCTCAACCTCGAGCTCCTGCAGGGGCACGAGGGGATCTCCAACCGGATCCGCTCCCCGCGCCCGCAGAAGCTGGGGATGGCCCTGGTCGGCAGCTCGGGCGGGGTGCACCCCGACCGGGTGCAGGTCATCGGCGGCACCGAGGCGGGCTACCTCGCCTCGCTCGACGACGAGGACCGGGGCCGGGCGATCGAGCGGCTCAGGAAATACGACATCTGCTGCATCGTGGTCACCCAGGGGGTGGAGATCCCGGCCGGCCTGCTCGAGCTCGCGGCCGGGCGGCGGATCCCCGTCATCCGGAGCGGGGCCCCGGGCGACGGCTCCATCGAAAAGATCGCGCGCTACCTCGAGCGGCGCCTGGCCCCGCGGATCACGGTCCACGGGGGGCTGCTCGAGATCTTCGGCCTGGGCGTCGTCATCCTCGGCCCCTCCGGCATCGGCAAGAGCGAGTGCGCGCTGGAGCTGGTGCTCAAGGGGCACCGCCTGATCGCCGACGACTACCTCGAGATCACCCGGCAGGGGGCGCAGGCGCTCTCGGGGGAGGGGGGGAAGGCGCTGCCGCACCACATGGAGCTGCGGGGCTTGGGCATCATCGACATCCGGGAGATGTTCGGCATCTCCGCGACCGGCACCTCCCAGGCGATCGACTTCATCGTGCGCCTGGAGCGCTGGCGCTCCGACGCCGAGTACGACCGGCTGGGGCTGGAGCGCTCGAGCGTGGAGTGGCTCGGGGTGAGCGTCCCGGTGATCGACCTCCCGGTGGCCCCCGGGCGCAACGTCGCCACCCTGGTGGAGGTGGCCGCCCGCATCTACCTGCTGCAGCAGCGGGGGCACAAGACCAACCTGCTGCAGCACGATTCCTGA
- the raiA gene encoding ribosome-associated translation inhibitor RaiA, whose protein sequence is MKVEITGRRILITPALRAYVLKKLRKFTKVFGEDIQFHVVVDVEKNRQKAEILLKTKMLSLAGKGQSDDMYNSIMEAIEKLERQALKHKGKLIEGKRQRAKAKSVATKLGIGEPTSRSLAPKSAVVREETVQKKPMTVEEAALELAGSDYGFVAFRNADSGEVNILYRRKDGSMRLVHTR, encoded by the coding sequence ATGAAGGTGGAAATCACCGGCAGACGAATACTGATTACGCCCGCGCTCCGCGCGTATGTCCTGAAGAAGCTGCGCAAGTTCACCAAGGTATTCGGGGAGGATATCCAGTTCCACGTCGTCGTCGACGTGGAGAAGAACCGGCAGAAGGCCGAAATCCTGCTGAAGACGAAGATGCTGAGCCTCGCCGGCAAGGGGCAGTCCGATGACATGTACAACTCGATCATGGAGGCGATCGAGAAGCTCGAACGCCAGGCGCTCAAGCACAAGGGGAAGCTGATCGAGGGGAAGCGCCAGCGGGCGAAGGCGAAATCGGTGGCCACCAAGCTCGGGATCGGGGAGCCCACCAGCCGCTCCCTGGCGCCCAAGAGCGCCGTCGTGCGCGAGGAGACGGTGCAGAAAAAGCCGATGACGGTCGAGGAGGCCGCGCTGGAACTCGCCGGCTCCGACTACGGCTTCGTCGCCTTCCGGAATGCCGATTCCGGGGAGGTCAACATCCTGTACCGGCGCAAGGACGGGTCGATGCGCCTCGTCCACACCCGCTAG
- the lptC gene encoding LPS export ABC transporter periplasmic protein LptC, whose amino-acid sequence MNPRLLLHLRRLLTGIILAVALALAWNAAHSWIAKMRRAGDLPGKLGSELRRAAEGIEYSENRDGAARLRIRAERLLETRAGVHLLEGIEAGDFDAAGAARHSIRSRQARYDAKGGTIDFSGEVRLRLGKGLRLETRSLHYDIAGETASTPDRIEIESGEAAGSALGARYDRARETIELLEEVRLRVGAGGESFRASADRATVAPGGDRITFEGGGEIASERSGVIRGERIVLALGPGRRVEALAAEGGASALLADGQGVRELEGGRIEFGVAGGERLERVRVTGGGDCAGVRPGGRSG is encoded by the coding sequence ATGAACCCCCGTCTCCTTCTCCACCTGCGCCGGCTGCTGACCGGCATCATCCTGGCCGTGGCCCTGGCCCTGGCCTGGAACGCGGCCCACTCCTGGATCGCGAAGATGCGCAGGGCGGGCGACCTCCCCGGAAAGCTCGGCTCCGAACTCCGGCGGGCGGCCGAAGGGATCGAGTACTCCGAGAACCGGGACGGGGCGGCGCGCCTGCGCATCCGCGCGGAGCGCCTCCTGGAGACGCGCGCCGGGGTCCACCTCCTCGAAGGAATCGAGGCGGGGGACTTCGACGCCGCGGGGGCCGCGCGGCACTCCATCCGGAGCCGGCAGGCACGCTACGACGCGAAGGGGGGGACGATCGATTTCTCCGGGGAGGTGCGCCTCCGCCTCGGAAAGGGACTGCGGCTCGAGACCCGCTCGCTCCACTACGACATCGCGGGTGAAACCGCCTCCACCCCGGACCGGATCGAAATCGAATCGGGGGAGGCGGCCGGGAGCGCCCTGGGGGCGCGCTACGACCGCGCCCGGGAGACGATCGAGCTCCTCGAGGAGGTCCGGCTGAGGGTGGGTGCGGGGGGCGAAAGCTTCCGGGCCTCCGCGGACCGGGCGACGGTGGCGCCCGGCGGGGACCGGATCACGTTCGAAGGGGGCGGAGAGATCGCCTCGGAGCGCTCGGGCGTGATCCGGGGGGAGCGGATCGTGCTGGCCCTCGGGCCCGGAAGGCGGGTGGAGGCGCTCGCCGCCGAAGGGGGGGCTTCCGCCCTCCTGGCCGACGGGCAGGGGGTGCGGGAACTCGAGGGGGGACGGATCGAGTTCGGCGTCGCGGGGGGGGAGAGGCTCGAGCGGGTGCGGGTCACCGGGGGGGGGGACTGCGCTGGAGTTCGGCCGGGCGGCAGGAGCGGCTGA
- a CDS encoding peptide chain release factor 2 (programmed frameshift) has product MMLEELKERVSAVEEKITMVRGYLDAENKRARILELEKAIAKPDFWNDQEDAQRTLQARSRLEKDIETDSRLGREGEDLLALAELAGEGEDCAGELLGEVTRLEAEIRHTEIRMLLGGEHDASNAIVTIHPGAGGVDSQDWAAMLVRMYLRWGERAGYTMKMLDYQPGEEDGIKSATFIAEGDYAFGYLSTESGVHRLVRISPFGGMDKRQTSFASVYVYPQIDDRIEIQIDEKDLRIDTYRSSGAGGQHVNVTDSAVRITHLPTGIVVACQNERSQIRNREMARTVLKARLYELELSKKRQQLQAVEDSKLDIGFGSQIRSYVLHPYRMVKDHRTRYETSDADRVLDGDIEDFIYQYLVHRGVRGRA; this is encoded by the exons ATGATGCTCGAGGAGCTGAAGGAAAGGGTGAGTGCGGTCGAGGAAAAGATAACGATGGTCCGAGGTTATCTT GATGCGGAAAACAAGCGCGCCCGGATTCTCGAGCTGGAGAAGGCGATAGCGAAGCCCGATTTCTGGAACGACCAGGAGGATGCGCAGAGGACGCTGCAGGCGCGCAGCCGGCTGGAGAAGGACATCGAGACCGACTCGCGGCTCGGGCGGGAGGGCGAAGACCTCCTGGCGCTGGCCGAACTGGCGGGCGAGGGGGAGGACTGCGCCGGGGAGCTCCTCGGGGAGGTGACCCGGCTCGAGGCCGAGATCCGGCACACCGAAATCCGCATGCTGCTCGGCGGCGAGCACGACGCCAGCAACGCCATCGTCACCATCCACCCGGGCGCGGGCGGCGTCGACAGCCAGGACTGGGCCGCGATGCTGGTGCGGATGTACCTGCGCTGGGGGGAGCGCGCGGGCTACACCATGAAGATGCTGGATTACCAGCCGGGGGAGGAGGACGGGATCAAGTCGGCCACCTTCATCGCCGAGGGGGACTACGCCTTCGGTTACCTGTCGACCGAGAGCGGGGTGCACCGCCTGGTGCGGATCTCCCCCTTCGGGGGGATGGACAAGCGCCAGACCAGCTTCGCCAGCGTCTACGTCTACCCCCAGATCGATGACCGGATCGAGATCCAGATCGACGAAAAGGACCTGCGCATCGACACCTACCGCTCCTCGGGGGCGGGGGGGCAGCACGTCAACGTCACCGATTCGGCCGTGCGCATCACCCACCTGCCGACCGGGATCGTGGTCGCCTGCCAGAACGAGCGCTCCCAGATCCGCAACCGCGAAATGGCCCGCACGGTGCTGAAGGCGCGCCTGTACGAGCTGGAACTTTCGAAGAAGCGCCAGCAGCTGCAGGCCGTGGAGGACAGCAAGCTCGACATCGGGTTCGGGAGCCAGATCCGGAGCTACGTCCTGCACCCTTACCGGATGGTCAAGGACCACCGCACCCGGTACGAGACGTCCGACGCCGACCGGGTGCTCGACGGCGACATCGAGGACTTCATCTACCAGTACCTGGTCCACCGGGGGGTGCGGGGCCGCGCCTAG